GATCATCTACTAAGAATGTCCTCTTTACTCAAACGCCCGACTGGAGCTTGAGTACTCTCAAATCAGGACGTGAGATTGTCGCCAAGTATGGATACTTAGATAAAATCAAGGGAAAGAAAACCTATCAAAATACAGTACAATGCAACCTCCCTAATAGTCAAGGGTTGGGGCTAACACTTGACCAAGTTAAAGAACTCCTAGAGCTTCAGTACTTTGGTACACCAATCGAAGATGTTGCTGTATGGACTTTACGCAAACTACATCAGCGCTTGAGCGAAAAACATCGAGAGACCTTTTGGATAGCCGTTGATAATAAGTATCAAGACGGAAAGGAGTATTTTCGATATCAAAGTATTGAGCATACAAGAAATCCAATCTTACCTCAATTCGATTTACTTCTAGAAGCTGCGATTATCACCGTAGACTTGTTGCTCTGTAGACCGAGTGGACATGGAGACACCTACAGCTTTAAAATAAAGAAGAAAGGTATGCCCCTACTATTCCCTGAAAGCCTTACTTACGATCTCCTCTCATAAAAGCCGAGCGCGGTGAGTGCGGAACGGACGGAGGCAGGGACGCCTCGTACGGTGTAGTCGCGTGGCTCGTAAGGGTGCTGGTAGTGGACACGCTGCTGCTCGAAGGTGTCGGGACTAGCTACCAATCGCTTCATAATAGCCGGCAGGTCGAGCGTGTGGATCATCGCACGCCAAGGTATCTGCCACGGTTCGCACCCCGAGAGGTCTATGTATGGCTCCGCCACGGGACGAGGGTGCGCCAGTGCTATGCGAGTATCACTAAGATTGAAGAAATCGCACAGGTGACGCAGGCTCTGCACAGCTCCCTGCGCCTTGCCATGCACTGAGAAGCCCGCAATGTGGGGTGTACCGATGAAGACTCGATCCAGTAGCGGCTGTGCTATGTGTGGCTCACCCTCCCAGCAGTCGATCACAGCTCCTGCGACCGCTTTGTCGTCAAGGGCGCGTACTAGTGCGGGGGTGTCGACGACGGATCCACGACAAGCGTTGATGAGCCAAGGTCGTTGCTGAGCATTTCGCAAGAAAGTGTCATCAACTAAGTGATAAGTAGGGTGTGCGCCCCCCTTCGTTAGAGGCACATGGCAGGTAATCATCGTAGCCGAGGCGAGGAGCGTCTCTAGATCTACATAGCTATCTCGTAGAGCTGGCATATCGTCCGCAAGGTAAGGACGTGGTAGTCCGTTGCGATCCAACTTCTCCAGATAGCTCTGCCAGTCAGGGTGCTCATCGTAAGCCGCCACGAGAGGCGAATCGTAGAGGAGCGTTCGCATGCCGAGTGCTTTGGCGCGCTGATAGACCCGTCCGCCGGTATGTCCCGTGCCAATGATCCCGAGGGTTATATCCTCAGGAGCCAATCCCTGCTCTAGTGCGATACGAGAGATAGCCGTCAGGACATACTGCGCCACAGAGGCAGCGTTGCACCCAGGGGCGTTGAACCAGCGAATGCCCGCCTCACGGCAGTACTCGGTATCTATATGGTCAAAGCCCGCCGTCGCTGAGGTGATCAGACGTACAGCACTCCCCTCCAGGAGGGTGCGATCACAACGCGTCACGCTACGGATCATCAGGGCATCAGCATCAGCGACCGCTTCGGCCGTAATCTCGCCACTCGGCAGGTAGCGCGCCTCGACCCCGAGGGGCATACCGTCGGCCATGTAGGGGATAGAACTATCTACAACTATTCGCAGGGACATATATATATAATAGTATAGCTACTTAATATAAAGAGGAAGGTGACTAGATCTGCACTCCCGATGTGATGGGACAGCGTCTAGTCACCTTCGTTGTTAGTTATGCTTTGCTGAGAGCTACGATTACTTGAGACTATTGCATAAAGGCGAATCGCTGTGTTGCTTTCGGAGTTCGGCTTCGGTCACATACGGAGGTATGCTCCCTTCAGACCTCACCCTCAGCGCCTTGCGCTTCATCCTTTCTGCAAAGTCTAGACAATCTTGCAGGCAAGATTGTGAGACTGTTGACTTTTGCAACAGTCTCTACTTGATCACGCCCAGCTCCTTGCCGATCTTGATAAAGGCAGCGATCGCCTTGTCGAGGTGCTCACGCTCATGAGCTGCTGAGAGCTGTACGCGGATACGCGCCTCGCCCTTCGGTACGACTGGATAGTAGAAGCCAGTTACATAGATACCCTCCTCGAGCAGACGAGCAGCGTAGCGCTGAGATAGAGGAGCATCGTAGAGCATCACAGCACAGATAGCACTCTGTGTAGGCTTGATGTCAAAGCCAGCTGCTAGCATCTTGTCGCGGAAGTAGTTGACATTATCCATCAACTTCGTGTGTAGTGAGTCATCCTCCTCCAGCATCT
The sequence above is a segment of the Porphyromonas vaginalis genome. Coding sequences within it:
- a CDS encoding 4-phosphoerythronate dehydrogenase; translated protein: MSLRIVVDSSIPYMADGMPLGVEARYLPSGEITAEAVADADALMIRSVTRCDRTLLEGSAVRLITSATAGFDHIDTEYCREAGIRWFNAPGCNAASVAQYVLTAISRIALEQGLAPEDITLGIIGTGHTGGRVYQRAKALGMRTLLYDSPLVAAYDEHPDWQSYLEKLDRNGLPRPYLADDMPALRDSYVDLETLLASATMITCHVPLTKGGAHPTYHLVDDTFLRNAQQRPWLINACRGSVVDTPALVRALDDKAVAGAVIDCWEGEPHIAQPLLDRVFIGTPHIAGFSVHGKAQGAVQSLRHLCDFFNLSDTRIALAHPRPVAEPYIDLSGCEPWQIPWRAMIHTLDLPAIMKRLVASPDTFEQQRVHYQHPYEPRDYTVRGVPASVRSALTALGFYERRS